The bacterium genome contains a region encoding:
- a CDS encoding low affinity iron permease family protein, producing the protein MNVNSIFRKIATTVSNVAGSAYTFVIAILLIVLWVTTGPLFNYSDTWQLAINTLTTIITFLMVFLIQNTQNRDSKAIHLKLDELLKGIKGARDEVINVEELSDDILDELHNEFRDLQVKYISKFKEKNKEETHVSELRKLFDKFFGIIEKK; encoded by the coding sequence ATGAATGTTAACTCAATTTTTAGGAAAATAGCAACTACAGTTTCTAATGTGGCAGGAAGTGCCTATACTTTTGTAATTGCAATACTTCTAATTGTTCTTTGGGTAACAACCGGTCCTCTATTTAACTACTCAGACACTTGGCAATTGGCAATTAATACCTTAACCACGATCATAACCTTTCTAATGGTCTTTTTGATTCAAAATACGCAAAACAGAGACTCTAAAGCTATACACTTAAAACTTGATGAATTATTAAAGGGTATAAAAGGTGCAAGAGATGAGGTTATAAATGTAGAAGAGTTGTCAGATGATATACTAGATGAACTACATAATGAATTTAGAGATTTGCAAGTCAAATATATATCTAAATTTAAAGAGAAAAACAAAGAAGAAACACATGTGTCAGAATTGAGAAAATTGTTTGATAAGTTTTTTGGAATTATAGAAAAGAAGTAG
- a CDS encoding MBL fold metallo-hydrolase, translating to MVFRKSSFYVLVLILLSIWIFAFSVSDNLQIVACDVGQGDAILIQHKNNQVLIDGGQDKKVLDCLGRHMPFFDRQIEMVVLTHPDLDHFGGLIDVFSNYKVLKFGTNGKDVSKEEYRVLVNWVGGMDVEQVTLTSGMVVRLGLIYLDIVHPAATLEINKEQNIEGDSNNQSIVMVLNYAQFKALFTGDVENDVSDQLSNNIKVNNLDYIKVNHHGSRNGLSENLLKAVNPRFAVISSGFKNRYGHPHAEILEILKKYDVNVLRTDEIGDIVIETDGQTFWQKNNSLF from the coding sequence ATGGTATTTCGAAAAAGTAGTTTCTATGTTTTAGTTTTGATCCTTCTTTCTATTTGGATTTTTGCCTTTAGTGTGTCTGACAACCTGCAAATAGTTGCTTGTGATGTAGGTCAGGGTGATGCAATTCTAATACAGCACAAGAATAACCAAGTTCTAATTGATGGTGGGCAAGATAAAAAAGTATTAGATTGTCTTGGACGCCATATGCCCTTTTTTGATAGACAAATAGAGATGGTAGTTCTAACCCATCCTGACCTAGATCACTTTGGGGGTTTAATTGATGTCTTTAGTAACTACAAAGTTTTAAAGTTTGGGACAAATGGTAAGGATGTTAGCAAAGAGGAGTATAGAGTGCTAGTAAATTGGGTGGGGGGTATGGATGTAGAGCAGGTTACCTTGACTAGTGGTATGGTTGTCAGGTTAGGTCTGATATATTTAGATATAGTTCATCCAGCTGCAACACTGGAAATTAATAAAGAACAAAATATAGAAGGTGATTCAAACAACCAAAGTATAGTTATGGTCTTAAATTACGCTCAATTTAAGGCTTTATTTACTGGTGATGTTGAGAATGATGTAAGCGATCAGTTGTCAAACAATATAAAAGTCAACAACCTTGACTATATCAAAGTAAATCATCACGGAAGTCGTAATGGTTTGTCTGAAAACCTACTAAAAGCAGTTAATCCTAGGTTCGCGGTAATTAGTTCTGGTTTTAAGAACAGATATGGTCATCCTCATGCGGAGATACTTGAAATCTTAAAAAAGTATGATGTTAATGTTTTGAGGACTGATGAGATAGGTGATATTGTAATTGAAACTGATGGACAAACTTTCTGGCAAAAAAATAACTCACTTTTTTAA
- the argS gene encoding arginine--tRNA ligase, giving the protein MDYMKSIRQVLEEISGIKNPDIEFSSIDSFGDYSTNIALKNKDIDPNDIALKVNNLNLDYTAEVKGKFVNFWLKNDALVDNLIQIDKDKDSYGKSNIGKNKTVIIDYSSPNIAKPFSIGHLRSTVIGQAIYNLFKSLGYQVIGDNHLGDWGTQFGKLLYMIDFKKTKDFSIENLEELYVEFHKLEKTDETLGERAREWFKKLEDGDSTARTVWKQCVNVSLNEFKRIYDLLDIKVDNTYGESFYEEEMKEMLKDPSINKHIVDGEDGDSKVINLESVGIKTPLMFLKGDGATTYATRDLATLRFRQKKYKPDIIVYEVGAEQKLHFKQVFEAAKMLDLIDKDVELVHTAHGLYLAEDGKKFSTRKGKTIKLEEVLDEAIERAKELGNNKEVAKQVGIGAIKYFDLMHSVQSDVVFDWNKILNMNGNSGPYIQYTVARINSVVSKSDKNNLNLKDLQTKNLEVEEILLLRKLSQFQEVMVTAGKTYSPNILCNYLYELSSKFNTFYNAHKIVGGKNEYFKILLTSGVCVVLKNGLEILGIDTPEKM; this is encoded by the coding sequence ATGGATTATATGAAAAGTATTAGACAAGTTCTTGAAGAAATTAGTGGAATTAAAAACCCTGATATTGAGTTCTCATCAATAGATAGTTTTGGTGATTATTCAACCAACATTGCTTTAAAAAATAAAGATATAGATCCTAACGACATAGCTTTAAAAGTTAACAATCTAAACTTAGATTATACGGCAGAAGTTAAAGGAAAGTTTGTTAACTTCTGGTTGAAAAACGATGCCCTAGTTGATAATTTGATACAGATTGATAAAGATAAGGATAGTTATGGAAAAAGTAATATTGGTAAAAATAAGACAGTTATTATTGACTATTCATCTCCAAATATAGCCAAGCCTTTTAGTATAGGACACTTAAGGTCAACTGTCATAGGTCAGGCAATTTACAATCTTTTTAAAAGTTTGGGTTATCAAGTAATTGGTGATAACCACCTAGGTGATTGGGGGACACAATTTGGAAAACTTCTATATATGATCGATTTTAAGAAAACAAAAGATTTTTCTATTGAAAACCTAGAAGAACTTTATGTTGAATTTCATAAACTTGAAAAAACAGATGAAACATTGGGGGAAAGAGCTCGTGAGTGGTTTAAAAAGTTGGAAGATGGTGATAGTACAGCAAGAACTGTGTGGAAACAGTGTGTAAACGTGTCTTTAAATGAATTTAAACGGATATATGATCTTTTAGATATTAAGGTAGACAACACCTACGGAGAAAGTTTTTACGAGGAAGAGATGAAAGAGATGTTAAAGGATCCAAGTATAAATAAACATATAGTAGATGGGGAAGATGGGGACTCAAAGGTTATTAACTTGGAGTCAGTTGGAATTAAAACCCCACTAATGTTTTTAAAGGGAGATGGTGCAACTACCTACGCAACCAGAGATTTGGCAACACTTAGATTCAGACAGAAAAAATACAAACCAGACATTATTGTCTATGAGGTTGGCGCAGAACAAAAATTGCACTTTAAGCAGGTTTTTGAAGCTGCAAAAATGCTCGACCTAATAGACAAAGACGTTGAGTTGGTCCACACCGCACATGGTTTATACCTTGCTGAGGACGGAAAAAAGTTTTCAACTAGAAAAGGTAAAACAATTAAATTAGAAGAGGTCTTAGACGAAGCTATTGAAAGAGCAAAAGAGCTAGGAAACAATAAAGAAGTAGCAAAACAAGTTGGTATTGGAGCAATTAAGTATTTTGACCTGATGCATTCTGTACAAAGCGATGTAGTGTTTGATTGGAACAAAATTTTAAATATGAATGGCAATAGTGGGCCTTATATTCAATACACTGTAGCTCGAATAAACTCAGTGGTTTCAAAATCTGACAAGAATAATTTAAATCTTAAGGATTTGCAAACAAAGAACTTAGAAGTTGAGGAAATATTATTACTGCGTAAATTATCCCAATTCCAAGAGGTTATGGTGACTGCGGGGAAAACTTACTCACCTAACATACTTTGCAATTATTTATATGAATTGTCCAGTAAATTCAATACTTTTTACAATGCTCATAAAATTGTAGGTGGGAAGAATGAATATTTTAAGATTTTACTGACCTCTGGTGTTTGTGTTGTTCTTAAAAATGGTCTAGAAATTCTAGGAATAGACACTCCAGAGAAGATGTAA